In one Dermatophagoides farinae isolate YC_2012a chromosome 4, ASM2471394v1, whole genome shotgun sequence genomic region, the following are encoded:
- the LOC124490343 gene encoding LOW QUALITY PROTEIN: phosphatidylinositol-3-phosphatase SAC1 (The sequence of the model RefSeq protein was modified relative to this genomic sequence to represent the inferred CDS: deleted 1 base in 1 codon): MELPYLVHRKLRFYETPEYFYLIPVDRSGSNGQALSINRVTNEMNLFDDSEAIERSVFADICYGIMGIIRLISGNHLILITEASLVGEIYSPGAIVYRMENVRIIPYNDTNSAARQTVMSDQQKEYNNRYLLMLESILRMPSYYFSYVYDLSSSLQRTNRQPGQSRTLIQSANMEFVWNGALLSQLMAEQKFHYFCLPIICGFVAIYQDLIKQRQFRWILLSRRSRNRCGTRWFARGINTDGHVANFIETEQLLLTDHDDRFSLVQIRGSIPLYWSQLPNLRYKPSFVIPKAPHIESYGQHVRRLAREYGRICFVNLISNKGSESRLGKLLTDVVNDGNFNRGNDIPFVNFEWFDFHHECKRHGWQALSNLMDQIRSFIDQYGYYWWSNSNNCSVQRVQQGIIRTNCIDSLDRTNVVQSMIGKYVLRKQMIEAGILSEFEMIESYPHLNSIFSNMWADHADVCSTQYAGTGALKSDFTRTGKRRLTGIIADGLNSLIRYYKNNFEDGFRQDSIDLILGVHQVDEREGKQVKCPLEDRNLAKIFFLPVLFLLSMAMFLWSLVLYGNVYSSIEQAMYTLFWFAMSAICLVIMYYLGNEFADYPTLVRRR; encoded by the exons atggaACTGCCGTACCTTGTGCATCGAAAACTAAGATT CTACGAAACGCCAGAATATTTTTATCTAATACCCGTCGATCGGTCTGGATCGAATGGCCAAGCTCTGAGCATCAATCGAGTgacgaatgaaatgaatctttTCGATG ATAGTGAAGCCATTGAACGATCAGTGTTTGCCGATATTTGCTACGGAATAATGGGCATCATACGGCTCATTTCTGGCAATCATCTCATATTGATAACTGAAGCTAGTCTGGTCGGTGAAATCTATTCACCCGGTGCCATTGTCTATCGGATGGAAAATGTCCGTATCATTCCGTACAACGATACGAATTCAGCGGCGAGACAAACAGTGATGAGTGATCAACAGAAAGAGTACAATAATCGCTATTTGCTGATGCTTGAATCGATATTGCGAATGCCGTCATACTATTTTTCCTATGTCTACGAtctttcatcttcattacaGCGAACGAACCGACAACCGGGACAAAGTCGTACGCTCATACAATCAGCCAACATGGAATTCGTATGGAATGGTGCATTGTTAAGTCAATTGATGGCAGAACAAAAGTTTCATTATTTCTGTCTGCCCATCATCTGTGGATTTGTGGCCATCTATCAGGATTTGATCAAACAACGTCAATTTCGATGGATTCTGCTTAGTCGTCGAAGTAGGAACCGATGTGGTACTCGATGGTTTGCCCGTGGAATCAACACCGATGGTCATGTGGCCAATTTCATCGAAACCGAACAGCTGTTGCTAAccgatcatgatgatcgtttCTCATTGGTTCAGATTCGTGGATCGATTCCGTTGTATTGGTCGCAGTTGCCGAATCTTCGTTATAAACCATCGTTTGTGATACCGAAAGCGCCACACATAGAAAGCTATGGCCAACACGTTCGTCGTTTGGCACGTGAATATGGACgaatttgttttgtcaaTCTGATCTCAAACAAAGGATCCGAAAGTCGGCTGGGCAAATTGTTGACCGATGTTGTG AACGATGGCAATTTCAATCGTGGCAATGACATCCCGTTTGTCAACTTTGAATGGTTCGATTTCCATCACGAATGCAAACGACATGGATGGCAAGCGCTGTCCAATCTGATGGACCAAATTCGTTCGTTTATCGATCAATATGGTTATTATTGGTGGTCCAATTCAAACAACTGCTCTGTGCAACGAGTTCAACAAGGCATCATTCGAACCAATTGTATCGATTCATTGGATCGAACGAATGTAGTGCAGAGTATGATTGGCAAATATGTGCTACGAAAACAGATGATCGAGGCGGGAATTCTTTCCGAAttcgaaatgattgaaaGCTATCCGCATCTTAATTCGATATTCTCGAACATGTGGGCCGACCATGCTGATGTTTGTTCCACTCAATATGCAGGTACCGGTGCACTGAAGTCTGATTTTACCCGTACGGGCAAACGTCGTCTGACCGGTATCATTGCCGACGGTCTGAATTCGTTGATCCGTTActacaaaaacaatttcgaAGATGGTTTCCGCCAAGATTCAATTGACTTGATTCTCGGTGTTCATCAGGTGGACGAGCGTGAAGGCAAACAGGTGAAATGTCCGTTGGAAGATCGAAATCTGGCCAAAATATTCTTCTTGCCAGTCCTGTTCCTGTTGTCGATGGCCATGTTTTTGTGGTCATTGGTGTTGTATGGCAATGTATATAGCAGTATTGAACAAGCCATGTACACATTGTTCTGGTTCGCCATGTCGGCCATTTGTTTGGTCATCATGTACTACCTGGGCAACGAATTTGCCGATTACCCTACACTTGTACGAAGGCGATGA
- the LOC124490350 gene encoding enolase-phosphatase E1, translating into MVQVKVKKPNAVLFDIAGTVARESFVEKLLIPYFKVAYRVYLENNWSKPECAEAVKKLAEAAEKDSKAPKIQMGSSKKNNSQSSVSSSSMKSPSTTVSRNRKKDAIEQVCRYIQYCMDNEKETKAYAFFRFQVWFDGYDRNKLSTPVYSDVAITVQRWKNTKAIKLYILSNGWAEASRKFMSKTSHGDLNLVIDDHFDTSIGPLLNPETFTKVAAKIGQSLADVIFLTKSAEQGKAAKQAGMNVILVLTHGPAVDQALEICRDIPIARTFTDIEFV; encoded by the coding sequence ATGGTTCAAGTTAAagtaaaaaaaccaaacgCCGTTTTGTTTGACATTGCTGGCACTGTGGCCCGTGAATCATTTGTCGAAAAGCTATTGATACCCTATTTCAAGGTCGCCTACCGTGTTTACCTCGAAAACAATTGGTCCAAACCCGAATGTGCAGAAGCAGTGAAGAAATTGGCAGAAGCTGCAGAAAAAGATTCGAAAGCCCCGAAAATCCAGATGGgaagttcaaaaaaaaacaacagccaaAGCAGCGTTAGTAGCTCATCAATGAAAAGTCCAAGCACCACTGTTTCGCGAAATCGAAAAAAGGATGCCATCGAACAAGTCTGTCGTTACATCCAGTATTGTATGGACAATGAGAAAGAGACCAAGGCGTATGCTTTCTTCCGTTTCCAGGTCTGGTTCGATGGCTATGACCGCAACAAACTGTCCACACCCGTGTATTCAGATGTGGCCATCACAGTGCAACGATGGAAGAATACGAAAGCAATCAAACTGTACATACTGTCCAATGGTTGGGCCGAAGCAAGCCGAAAATTCATGTCGAAAACTTCGCATGGAGATCTAAATCTGGTCATCGACGACCACTTTGACACATCGATCGGACCACTATTAAACCCGGAAACATTCACCAAAGTGGCAGCCAAAATTGGTCAAAGTCTGGCCGACGTTATCTTTCTAACGAAATCGGCCGAACAAGGCAAAGCAGCCAAACAGGCCGGTATGAATGTCATTCTGGTGTTGACACATGGTCCCGCTGTTGATCAAGCGTTGGAGATTTGCCGCGACATTCCCATTGCACGAACATTTACTGACATTGAATTTGTCTAG
- the LOC124490344 gene encoding WD repeat-containing protein 18, translating to MARTQVAISTPMCPSDGGDCIAVWDVSTGNMLSTYRSSTSQLIPRHCIDRIGYQYLINGYQNSPLVHVWSLDGKDRLHLKLILPGNVGALCVTADGNYCLTAIDTRLYIWQLASGYLLAVLDGHYQPIRVVRVTNDQSYFITGGDDGIILIWNLAKVIVPDSRQSFSVVDGHSSRLEPDRTITNSSTAIIDIHIGHGGGPNGRFVVCSEQSSTVKMYQLPTGIHLASITFPQSIVSAVMDRMERALFVGSTNGPVYEVLLSRVWQQTQREGDHQSVHLDLSCIDDDDDEKSSDQNRQVMIGHTRAVYSMAITIDGQALLTGSQDQTIRLWHIGSHQCMRTVHCKGPVSNLMVWPSMAGLFLLDSLESSNYSLNNVDNNQIDPSLSSSNTGSLAKRRRGKLSPISSSIYSRSQSIEQTLRTLPNPSKPICSVFQRDVFQLRFNPISLIQSNRRGQPQQVEPTDDSGLVNAFDHGGCLWTRNDQTSGREFWPAGWSTFMMPYLDEWQHCNQKYLLSDSNEKCNQENGVHRTNDIHNDHGDDGVISKLRQANQQLYQYAIEAIFDGQSADSVTGGHVECIELNE from the exons atGGCCCGAACTCAG GTTGCGATAAGTACGCCAATGTGTCCATCGGATGGCGGTGATTGTATTGCCGTTTGGGATGTGAGTACGGGCAACATGCTAAGTACGTATCGATCATCAACCAGCCAACTTATACCGCGACATTGTATCGATCGAATTGGCTACCAATATCTGATAAATGGTTATCAGAATTCTCCGTTGGTTCACGTTTGGTCATTGGATGGAAAAGATCGTCtgcatttgaaattgatccTTCCAGGTAATGTTGGAGCATTGTGTGTCACAGCGGACGGCAATTACTGTCTCACGGCTATTGATACACGTTTGTATATTTGGCAATTGGCATCCGGATATTTATTGGCCGTACTTGATGGCCATTATCAGCCGATTCGTGTGGTCAGAGTGACCAATGACCAGTCATATTTTATCACTGGTGGCGATGATGGTATCATTTTGATCTGGAATCTTGCCAAAGTAATTGTGCCAGATTCTCGACAATCGTTTTCAGTGGTCGATGGCCATTCCAGTCGCTTAGAGCCGGATCGGACAATCACAAATTCATCGACTGCAATCATTGACATCCATATTGGTCATGGAGGGGGGCCAAACGgtcgttttgttgtttgcagTGAACAATCATCTACAGTGAAAATGTATCAACTGCCCACCGGAATTCATTTGGCTTCGATAACGTTTCCacaatcgattgtatcgGCCGTTATGGATCGTATGGAACGAGCTTTATTCGTAGGATCGACTAATGGTCCTGTCTATGAAGTTTTGCTGTCTCGAGTTTGGCAACAAACGCAAAGAGAAGGTGACCACCAATCAGTACACTTGGATTTATCATgcatagatgatgatgatgatgaaaaatcgtCCGATCAGAATAGACAAGTGATGATCGGTCATACACGAGCCGTATACTCAATGGCCATAACAATTGATGGCCAAGCATTGTTGACTGGATCACAAGATCAAACGATTCGTTTGTGGCACATTGGCAGTCATCAATGCATGCGAACTGTTCACTGCAAAGGACCTGTATCGAATCTAATGGTATGGCCCAGTATGGCTGGTCTGTTTCTCTTGGATTCGCTTGAATCAAGCAATTATTCCCTGAACAATGTGGATAACAATCAGATAGATCCTTCGCTATCGAGTTCGAACACTGGATCATTGGCAAAACGTCGACGAGGTAAATTATCTCCAATCTCCAGCAGCATCTACTCGAGGTCACAATCGATTGAGCAGACATTGAGAACGTTGCCGAATCCTTCGAAACCGATATGTTCCGTCTTTCAACGTGATGTATTTCAACTGCGATTCAATCCAATTAGTCTGATCCAGTCAAACAGGCGTGGCCAGCCACAACAAGTGGAACCAACAGACGATTCTGGCCTGGTGAATGCATTCGATCATGGTGGCTGCCTTTGGACACGAAACGATCAAACATCGGGCCGAGAATTCTGGCCCGCAGGATGGTCCACCTTTATGATGCCATACTTGGATGAATGGCAACATTGCAACCAG AAATACTTGTTATccgattcaaatgaaaagtgCAATCAAGAAAATGGTGTTCATCGGACGAATGATATCCACAATGACCATGGCGATGATGGGGTGATTTCCAAGTTGCGACAAGCCAACCAGCAACTATATCAGTATGCCATCGAAGCGATATTCGATGGCCAGTCCGCCGATTCGGTTACCGGTGGCCACGTAGAATGCATTGAGCTGAACGAATAG